One region of Anas acuta chromosome Z, bAnaAcu1.1, whole genome shotgun sequence genomic DNA includes:
- the ZNF367 gene encoding zinc finger protein 367 yields the protein MAERPPLPPPPAAAAAAPPVIFCQDSPQRVLVSVIRTAPVKPSPRRGGGGEEPAPAPPVPTSPGFSDFMVYPWRWGENAHNVTLSPGTATDTTACSSSASSSSSSTAAAEPAQQPRGGDEEEAGSTDGGGGGHRHLKDRSRRGRPRADTVRDLISEGEHSSSRIRCNVCNRVFPREKSLQAHKRTHTGERPYLCDYPDCGKAFVQSGQLKTHQRLHTGEKPFICSENGCLSRFTHANRHCPNHPYARLKREELTDSLSKNQTADNKDVAEWLAKYWETREQRAPALKSKVIQKTDQEQQDPMEYFQSDEEDGEEKNSARSAARRRRLQEQRERMHGALALIELANLAVAPLRQ from the exons ATGGCGGAGcgccctcctctccctcctcctcctgcagcagcagcggcggcccCGCCGGTGATCTTCTGCCAGGACTCCCCGCAGCGCGTGCTGGTGTCCGTCATCAGGACCGCCCCCGTCAAGCCGTCCCCGCGGCGGGGCGGTGGCGGCGAGGAGCcggcgcccgccccgcccgTGCCCACCAGCCCCGGCTTCAGCGACTTCATGGTCTACCCCTGGCGCTGGGGCGAGAACGCGCACAACGTCACCCTCAGCCCCGGCACCGCCACCGACACCACCGCCtgctcctcctccgcctcctcctcctcctcctccaccgcaGCCGCCGAGCCCGCGCAGCAGCCCCGCGGCGGGGACGAGGAGGAGGCCGGCAGCACGgacggggggggcggcggccaCCGGCACCTCAAG GACAGGTCCCGTCGCGGGCGGCCCCGCGCGGACACGGTGCGGGACCTGATCAGCGAAGGGGAGCACTCGTCCAGCAGGATCCGCTGCAACGTCTGCAACAGGGTGTTCCCGCGGGAGAAGTCGCTGCAGGCGCACAAGCGGACACACACCG gtgaAAGGCCTTATTTGTGTGACTACCCAGACTGCGGGAAAGCCTTTGTTCAGAGTGGGCAGCTCAAAACTCACCAGCGTCTTCACACAGGGGAGAAGCCTTTCATCTGCTCAGAGAATG gcTGTCTGAGCAGATTCACTCATGCAAACCGTCACTGCCCCAACCATCCATATGCCCGCCTGAAGAGGGAAGAACTCACTGACAGCCTGAGTAAAAACCAAACAGCTGACAATAAAGACGTGGCTGAGTGGCTAGCAAA ATACTGGGAGACTAGAGAACAGCGTGCTCCTGCTTTGAAAAGTAAAGTAATCCAGAAAACCGATCAGGAACAGCAGGACCCAATGGAATATTTTCAGTCTGATGAAGAGGATGGCGAAGAGAAAAATAGTGCTCGCTCAGCtgctcgccgccgccgcctccagGAACAGCGTGAACGTATGCATGGTGCTTTGGCTCTCATTGAGCTTGCAAACCTAGCTGTGGCACCACTCCGGCAGTAG